One stretch of Lacimicrobium alkaliphilum DNA includes these proteins:
- a CDS encoding ArsR/SmtB family transcription factor, whose translation MQLEYAANQLAELGHPTRLGIFRLLVRAGHNGLSVGDIQHKLDIPASTLSHHLAKLMKVGLMSQSREGRTLYCKVAFEQMESLLAFLYEECCAGDCQPDLSRLGKTDAACGTDCS comes from the coding sequence ATGCAACTGGAATATGCCGCCAACCAACTGGCCGAGCTGGGTCACCCGACCCGGCTGGGTATTTTTCGTTTGCTGGTGCGGGCCGGCCATAACGGCCTGAGCGTGGGTGATATTCAGCATAAGCTGGATATCCCCGCCTCCACCTTGTCCCATCACCTGGCCAAGCTGATGAAGGTTGGGCTGATGAGCCAGTCCCGGGAGGGCCGTACCCTTTATTGCAAAGTGGCCTTCGAGCAAATGGAAAGCCTGCTGGCCTTTCTTTACGAAGAATGTTGCGCCGGCGATTGCCAACCGGACCTGAGCCGTCTGGGCAAAACGGACGCCGCCTGCGGCACCGACTGCAGCTGA
- a CDS encoding permease: protein MAMFYEAVRFFVTTLAELLVLFVLISMLVIWLQHKLPRARVQALLSGGSGYFSAAAMGAITPFCSCSTLPMMVGLLRSKAAFGPVMTFLFTSPLLNPVLMVLLWSLFSLPLMLLYMSMVLLVAVSSGLLLQYFGFERFVVLPQEAVGSVATSQVKGAPSLVGLFKQAVRETRSFLPYLLLGVLAGSLIHGYVPASLLASVSSNGQWWLIPLAAAGGILLYIRASTMLPLAASLVAKGVSLGPVMALTIGGAGASLPEMIMLKRIFHWPLMLAFILVVLGMACVTGFGIQFLLEGQS from the coding sequence ATGGCGATGTTTTATGAAGCAGTAAGGTTCTTTGTCACAACACTGGCGGAATTGCTGGTGCTGTTTGTTCTGATCAGCATGTTGGTCATCTGGCTGCAGCACAAGCTGCCAAGGGCCCGGGTCCAGGCGCTGTTGTCAGGCGGTAGTGGCTATTTCAGCGCGGCGGCAATGGGTGCCATCACGCCGTTCTGCAGTTGTTCCACCTTGCCGATGATGGTGGGCCTGCTGCGTTCAAAGGCCGCTTTCGGGCCGGTTATGACATTCCTCTTTACCTCTCCTTTGCTGAATCCGGTGTTGATGGTTCTGCTCTGGAGCCTGTTCAGCTTGCCGCTGATGCTGCTGTATATGAGCATGGTACTGCTGGTAGCCGTCAGCAGCGGCCTGCTTTTGCAGTACTTTGGCTTTGAACGCTTTGTGGTGTTGCCACAAGAAGCGGTGGGCTCTGTGGCCACCAGTCAGGTTAAGGGCGCTCCTTCGCTGGTGGGCCTGTTTAAACAGGCGGTTCGGGAGACGCGCAGTTTCCTGCCTTACCTGTTGCTGGGGGTACTGGCCGGTTCGCTGATCCACGGTTATGTGCCAGCCAGTCTGCTGGCCAGTGTTTCCAGCAACGGGCAATGGTGGTTGATCCCGCTCGCCGCGGCTGGTGGCATCCTGTTGTATATCCGCGCCAGCACTATGCTGCCGCTGGCTGCCAGCCTGGTGGCCAAAGGCGTGAGCCTGGGGCCGGTAATGGCGCTGACTATTGGCGGTGCCGGAGCCAGTCTGCCGGAAATGATCATGCTTAAACGCATCTTCCACTGGCCACTGATGCTGGCCTTTATCCTGGTGGTGCTGGGTATGGCCTGTGTGACCGGCTTCGGTATTCAGTTTCTGCTGGAGGGCCAGTCATGA
- a CDS encoding S8 family serine peptidase, producing MAKVAVRLSAYFCVALLMCFAFMDMARASAKVIQGRYIVELEPPAAVAQTTKHNMAAGKAQKHYRSMVQQQQRAFTEQITQHIPTISVKRRFDTLLNGLEVSLDESELDRVLALPGVKRVYPVKMRYAHLDTSHQAIKSIEAWSQLGGQHEAGKGIKIAIIDSGIQPGNPMFDDTGFEAPDLSGNSWLSQNPDYCRMEGGDPDFCNNKVIIARVFKPEDDNFAFDSATDVSPLDTNRHGTHVAGIAAGNPIEVTFEGVDVNLSGVAPGAYLMVYKALFDNGGIVTGSDAMLLAALEHAVKDGADVINNSWGSIQDESPEESVYTQVFSTAEQMGVVIVNSAGNNGSLSDNAINCPGCIESGITVANSTVGRIFGHKLKIDDTEFPAYSGDTLLSFDDMQLPLSLMTNGSGEPADGCSAAGEETLSGMAVLVDYTNACPLDTIVSNVAEAGGSAVLVYQDNVSDFETLRPFNQFSGEFSLPLLGLTRADGRMLRQKALTQNNQILISGTREALLNQALYNQLNPSSSVGPNLNPNVLKPDITAPGTDILSAAAPEPDVGFPMGSLPSPSLQDDAPAFALISGTSMSSPMVAGAAALMRQAHPDWSSKQIKTALISTAKAEVKVNQKAASPFEQGAGMLDIPAAMNAALTFDSGSYAHGACVGSCSFTNVVTNVSDIAQNWTVDIQLDDPQASLTLQQQSLALTGANTPGAAANLAFSIDTSDVENGKWVFGRVGFRQGNSPTQQLPIAVFANDNSDTRALSSNLSVAQSGDLSATTRVRNIDFVQDPSLSISVPDFATIIPGSIQAEVSNGQTYQLAIGDEGKLHWQGALSAGSMSLQATTPWNAPTLKSTGVQPVLCQDGCTRFSTRVDFPFTYHGEQYPGVTVSSNGFIVAGQIELGPFDANRVVEFPSEDNLNNVIAPLWPIMICATPMTPLITEKVPCILILLTGRANAIWW from the coding sequence ATGGCTAAGGTTGCCGTGCGGTTGTCAGCCTATTTTTGTGTCGCGTTATTGATGTGTTTTGCCTTTATGGATATGGCCAGGGCCAGCGCAAAGGTGATTCAGGGCCGCTATATTGTCGAGCTTGAACCACCGGCTGCCGTTGCACAGACTACAAAACACAACATGGCCGCCGGCAAGGCGCAAAAGCACTATCGCAGTATGGTGCAGCAGCAACAGAGGGCGTTTACAGAGCAAATCACACAGCACATCCCAACGATTTCTGTCAAACGTCGCTTTGATACCTTGCTTAACGGGTTGGAAGTGTCACTCGATGAAAGCGAACTGGACAGGGTATTGGCGCTGCCCGGCGTTAAGCGAGTGTATCCGGTTAAAATGCGCTATGCCCATCTGGATACCAGCCATCAGGCGATCAAAAGCATCGAAGCCTGGTCACAGTTGGGTGGTCAACATGAAGCCGGCAAGGGCATTAAAATCGCCATTATTGATTCGGGCATCCAGCCTGGCAATCCGATGTTTGATGATACGGGGTTTGAAGCCCCGGATCTGTCCGGCAATAGCTGGCTGAGTCAGAACCCCGATTATTGCCGTATGGAAGGTGGCGACCCGGATTTTTGCAATAACAAGGTGATCATCGCCAGGGTCTTTAAGCCCGAAGATGACAACTTTGCGTTCGATTCTGCTACCGATGTGTCCCCCCTGGATACCAACCGGCATGGCACCCATGTGGCCGGTATCGCCGCAGGCAACCCGATTGAGGTGACATTCGAAGGGGTTGATGTAAACCTGTCAGGTGTTGCGCCCGGCGCGTATCTGATGGTCTACAAAGCGCTGTTTGATAATGGCGGTATCGTTACCGGCTCAGATGCCATGTTGCTTGCAGCGCTGGAGCATGCGGTAAAAGACGGCGCTGATGTCATTAATAACTCCTGGGGTTCGATTCAGGACGAAAGCCCGGAAGAATCGGTTTATACACAAGTGTTCAGCACGGCGGAACAAATGGGTGTAGTGATCGTCAATTCCGCCGGTAACAATGGCTCTTTGAGCGATAATGCGATCAATTGCCCCGGTTGTATTGAGTCCGGCATTACCGTGGCGAACAGCACCGTTGGCAGAATATTCGGCCATAAGCTGAAGATTGACGATACCGAGTTTCCGGCATACTCCGGTGACACCCTGCTGTCATTTGACGATATGCAGTTGCCCCTGAGCCTGATGACTAACGGCAGTGGCGAACCCGCAGACGGCTGTTCAGCAGCAGGCGAAGAAACATTATCGGGTATGGCGGTACTGGTGGATTACACTAACGCCTGCCCGCTGGACACTATTGTCAGCAATGTCGCAGAGGCCGGCGGCAGCGCCGTGCTGGTGTATCAGGACAATGTGTCTGACTTTGAAACGCTGAGACCCTTTAATCAGTTCTCTGGTGAATTTTCTCTGCCGCTGCTGGGGCTGACCCGCGCAGACGGGCGCATGCTAAGGCAAAAAGCCCTCACTCAGAACAACCAGATACTGATTTCGGGCACCCGTGAGGCACTGCTTAATCAGGCCCTGTATAACCAGTTAAACCCGAGCAGTTCCGTTGGCCCCAACCTTAACCCCAATGTGCTTAAGCCGGATATCACCGCGCCGGGCACAGATATTCTCTCTGCTGCGGCGCCGGAGCCTGATGTTGGCTTTCCTATGGGTTCGCTGCCTTCGCCCTCCCTTCAGGATGATGCCCCCGCATTCGCACTGATTAGCGGCACCAGCATGTCGTCTCCCATGGTGGCGGGCGCAGCGGCACTGATGCGACAGGCCCACCCTGACTGGAGCAGCAAACAAATCAAAACCGCGCTGATATCCACCGCCAAGGCAGAGGTTAAAGTCAATCAAAAAGCCGCTTCACCCTTTGAGCAAGGCGCTGGCATGCTTGATATTCCGGCTGCGATGAACGCAGCACTCACCTTTGACTCAGGCTCTTATGCCCACGGCGCTTGTGTAGGATCCTGCAGCTTTACCAATGTGGTCACTAACGTCAGCGACATCGCACAAAACTGGACGGTGGATATTCAGCTGGATGACCCTCAGGCCAGCTTAACCCTGCAACAGCAAAGCCTGGCACTGACCGGGGCGAATACGCCGGGTGCCGCTGCCAATCTGGCCTTCAGCATCGACACATCGGATGTGGAAAACGGCAAGTGGGTGTTCGGAAGGGTCGGATTTCGCCAGGGCAACAGCCCTACTCAGCAGCTTCCCATTGCAGTTTTTGCCAATGATAACAGTGACACCCGGGCCTTAAGTTCTAACCTGTCAGTGGCACAAAGTGGCGATCTAAGTGCCACAACCCGGGTCAGAAACATTGATTTTGTACAGGACCCGTCGCTGAGTATCAGCGTGCCGGATTTTGCCACCATCATACCCGGCAGCATTCAGGCTGAGGTGTCCAATGGTCAGACTTATCAGCTGGCCATCGGCGATGAGGGTAAACTGCACTGGCAAGGGGCGCTCAGTGCCGGCAGCATGTCGCTGCAGGCAACCACGCCCTGGAATGCCCCCACCTTAAAATCCACAGGCGTGCAGCCGGTACTTTGCCAGGACGGATGCACGCGTTTTTCAACCCGGGTGGACTTCCCCTTTACTTATCATGGCGAGCAGTACCCGGGTGTTACCGTATCCAGTAACGGCTTTATTGTGGCAGGCCAGATAGAACTGGGGCCCTTTGATGCCAACCGGGTGGTGGAATTTCCCAGCGAAGACAACCTTAATAATGTGATTGCGCCGTTATGGCCGATTATGATCTGCGCGACCCCAATGACCCCTCTGATAACGGAGAAGGTGCCCTGTATATTGATACTGTTGACTGGCAGGGCGAACGCTATCTGGTGGTAG